The Amblyomma americanum isolate KBUSLIRL-KWMA chromosome 3, ASM5285725v1, whole genome shotgun sequence genome window below encodes:
- the LOC144126317 gene encoding uncharacterized protein LOC144126317 → MHSEKVSGSSEVSLKFLCCLKTPSEYWSMHKFPNHDGVIYCTSFLTSKGEVKSEKVVMFFHSSSGPNCKIFARGVLLSECQVMTEKDAEAVLQQSNSVHLCTGAMGQADYQESLLTEKLKTKVIIRHGVYFSSNCNGAVSKQGVQCVSCKYLRQALLMRKSRIKRSTTKTSRAPSRKLKAAIQKSRRLLTRLGNANEKILKLQKMNSVIKAEVLDENIASLPPRQQEAVRQCFSACKAQRLAI, encoded by the exons ATGCATTCCGAG AAAGTTTCAGGAAGCAGTGAAGTCAGTCTGAAgtttttgtgctgcctgaaaacgCCATCGGAATATTGGAGCATGCACAAATTCCCCAATCACGATGGTGTCATATACTGCACATCGTTTCTGACCTCGAAAGGAGAAGTCAAGTCAGAAAAGGTCGTCATGTTTTTTCACTCGTCATCCGGCCCCAACTGCAAGATATTTGCCAGAGGTGTTTTGCTGAGCGAGTGTCAAGTGATGACGGAAAAGGATGCGGAGGCCGTGCTTCAGCAGTCCAACTCTGTGCACCTGTGTACAGGCGCAATGGGGCAGGCGGACTACCAAGAATCGCTGCTGACAGAAAAGCTAAAAACAAAAGTCATAATCCGTCATGGAGTGTATttcagcagcaactgcaatggTGCAGTTTCCAAGCAAGG CGTGCAGTGCGTTTCATGCAAGTATTTGAGGCAAGCATTGCTCATGCGTAAATCAAGGATTAAACGCAGCACCACAAAGACCAGCCGTGCTCCTTCACGGAAACTTAAAGCTGCAATCCAGAAGAGCCGGAGGCTTCTGACTCGTCTCGGCAATGCCAATGAGAAAATTTTGAAGCTGCAGAAGATGAACTCCGTCATCAAAGCAGAGGTACTTGATGAAAATATTGCAAGCCTTCCGCCGCGACAGCAGGAAGCTGTCAGGCAGTGCTTTTCAGCGTGTAAAGCCCAACGGCTTGCGATATAG